In Rosa chinensis cultivar Old Blush chromosome 1, RchiOBHm-V2, whole genome shotgun sequence, a genomic segment contains:
- the LOC112182465 gene encoding eukaryotic translation initiation factor 2 subunit beta: MAALREFCSRSNMEDNHNLRELCFRSNMGDNNLNDKKDKVAQAAATFDPTKKKKKKKAIAIEESSTSTDDSSMNSSALEKTKTGEADYEYEELLDRLLMKLRDDNPKLADGEKCGLVLSPPQVLREGSKKTVLVNFMEYCRTMVRQPDHVMSFMLAELGTSGSLDGQLRLVVKGRFSPKNFGAILRKYANQYVICFACKRPDTRLSKENRLNYLRCERCCASRSVAPIEAGFLAKVGKRNSAA, from the coding sequence ATGGCAGCATTGAGAGAGTTTTGTTCAAGATCAAACATGGAAGACAACCACAATCTGAGAGAGCTTTGTTTCAGATCAAACATGGGGGATAACAATCTGAATGATAAGAAGGATAAGGTGGCTCAGGCTGCAGCCACCTTCGATcctacaaaaaagaagaaaaagaagaaggcaaTTGCGATTGAGGAATCGAGTACTAGTACTGATGATTCCTCCATGAACAGCTCGGCTTTAGAGAAGACAAAAACTGGCGAGGCTGACTACGAATATGAAGAACTTCTTGATAGGTTGCTGATGAAGCTTCGTGACGACAATCCGAAGCTTGCGGATGGAGAAAAGTGTGGTCTAGTTCTGAGTCCTCCTCAAGTTCTTCGTGAAGGGTCCAAAAAAACTGTTCTTGTCAATTTCATGGAGTACTGTAGGACTATGGTTAGGCAGCCGGATCATGTAATGAGTTTCATGCTTGCTGAATTGGGGACGAGTGGATCGCTTGATGGACAGCTGAGATTAGTTGTGAAGGGAAGATTTTCGCCTAAGAATTTCGGAGCAATCTTGCGAAAATATGCCAATCAATATGTGATTTGCTTCGCGTGCAAACGTCCAGACACTCGACTTTCAAAAGAAAATCGGCTCAACTATCTTAGATGCGAGAGGTGTTGTGCTTCACGATCAGTTGCTCCTATTGAAGCTGGTTTTCTTGCCAAAGTTGGAAAAAGGAACAGTGCAGCATGA